In the Enterococcus saigonensis genome, one interval contains:
- a CDS encoding nitrite reductase (NAD(P)H) small subunit: MKVLATKKNKLIPRVGRLVTLNDEKIAIFMTSEGNIYALADYCPLTEGPILEGMVSGEYVYEPMRDYKISLVDGRIQEPDEGQIKTYPVILEEDKVYVEI, translated from the coding sequence ATGAAAGTTTTGGCCACCAAAAAAAATAAATTAATTCCTCGTGTAGGACGTCTGGTTACCCTTAATGATGAAAAAATTGCGATTTTTATGACTTCTGAAGGTAATATCTATGCTTTAGCTGACTATTGTCCTTTAACGGAAGGCCCAATTTTAGAAGGTATGGTTTCAGGAGAATACGTCTATGAACCGATGCGTGACTATAAAATCTCTCTTGTAGACGGCAGGATTCAAGAACCAGATGAGGGTCAGATTAAGACTTATCCTGTTATTTTGGAAGAAGATAAGGTGTACGTTGAAATTTAA
- a CDS encoding uroporphyrinogen-III synthase has protein sequence MGEGRILLTRIAELNESDQFFFTTHGYETEILPLTEISLRNLSAKEIEEIKTTQWLFFTSQVPVANVLKYAHPSVKIAVIGQKTAQAVIKAGFTPTFISPKETKDMLLSTWQKIYPTQTRILYPKSQLAENGLETILAAHQVKSFVAYENIFPKESQKKLQKVLRAKKITAVYFTSPSSWHRFMAVYQESFQYPLQFFAIGETTKKAIEKSGYTAILKKDVAKISKKNC, from the coding sequence ATGGGAGAAGGACGAATTTTGCTAACACGCATAGCGGAATTAAATGAATCCGATCAGTTTTTTTTTACCACGCATGGTTATGAAACAGAAATTTTACCTTTAACCGAAATTTCCTTGCGAAATTTATCTGCTAAAGAAATTGAAGAAATTAAAACAACCCAGTGGCTTTTTTTTACAAGCCAAGTACCAGTAGCCAATGTTTTAAAATATGCACACCCTAGTGTTAAAATCGCTGTGATTGGGCAAAAAACTGCTCAGGCGGTGATAAAAGCTGGCTTTACTCCGACTTTTATTAGTCCTAAAGAAACAAAAGACATGTTATTAAGCACTTGGCAGAAAATTTATCCTACCCAAACACGTATTTTATATCCGAAAAGTCAGTTAGCTGAGAATGGTTTGGAGACAATATTAGCCGCACATCAAGTTAAAAGTTTTGTTGCCTATGAGAATATTTTTCCAAAAGAGAGTCAAAAGAAACTGCAAAAGGTATTGCGAGCAAAAAAAATTACCGCTGTATATTTTACCAGTCCTTCTTCTTGGCACCGTTTTATGGCGGTGTATCAAGAGTCGTTTCAATATCCGTTGCAATTTTTTGCAATTGGTGAAACGACCAAAAAGGCGATTGAAAAATCTGGCTATACTGCAATATTGAAAAAAGATGTAGCGAAGATTAGTAAAAAAAATTGTTAG
- a CDS encoding 3-deoxy-7-phosphoheptulonate synthase, translating into MFKAISKKINAESVKSLAKLTEEQAAQKKARDLELEKIITGEDERMLLIIGPCSAHEEEAVMEYAHRLAKLQAEVCDKVFMVPRIYTNKPRTNGDGYKGLLHQQNPNGESNLIRGIVSVRKLHKRVLTETGLTTADEMLYPENLEFVEDLVSYIAVGARSVEDQQHRFVASGIDQPTGMKNPTSGNLTVLFNSLYAAQQKQEFIYNGAEVESSSNPLAHVVLRGGLNEVGKNMPNYHYEDLIEVTNRYAAGNFKNPFVVVDTNHDNSGKQYLEQIRIVKETLENRNYNEKIRKMVRGFMIESFIEDGRQEPDGTVFGQSITDPCLGWDKTEDLVRYIAKHA; encoded by the coding sequence ATGTTCAAAGCAATCAGCAAAAAAATTAATGCAGAATCAGTTAAATCATTAGCAAAATTAACAGAAGAACAGGCTGCACAAAAAAAGGCACGAGATTTGGAATTGGAAAAAATCATCACAGGAGAAGATGAACGCATGTTGTTAATTATTGGTCCATGTTCTGCCCATGAGGAAGAGGCAGTAATGGAATATGCTCATCGTTTAGCTAAATTACAAGCTGAGGTTTGTGATAAAGTATTTATGGTACCACGTATTTATACCAACAAGCCTCGTACAAATGGTGACGGCTATAAAGGACTTTTACACCAACAAAATCCAAATGGAGAAAGCAATTTGATTCGTGGGATTGTTTCCGTGCGTAAATTACACAAACGTGTTTTAACGGAAACAGGTTTAACAACGGCAGATGAAATGCTTTATCCTGAAAATTTAGAATTTGTTGAAGACTTAGTAAGTTATATTGCAGTAGGTGCACGTTCTGTAGAAGACCAACAACATCGTTTTGTAGCCAGTGGTATTGATCAGCCAACTGGAATGAAAAACCCGACTAGCGGGAATCTGACAGTCCTATTTAATTCCTTGTATGCTGCCCAACAAAAACAAGAGTTCATTTATAATGGTGCTGAAGTAGAATCTTCTTCCAATCCATTAGCACACGTTGTTTTACGTGGTGGATTAAATGAGGTGGGAAAAAATATGCCAAATTATCACTATGAAGATTTAATTGAAGTCACCAACCGTTATGCAGCGGGAAATTTCAAAAATCCGTTTGTAGTGGTAGATACTAACCATGATAATTCAGGAAAACAATATTTAGAACAAATTCGAATTGTCAAAGAAACATTGGAAAATCGCAATTACAACGAAAAAATTAGAAAAATGGTGCGCGGCTTCATGATTGAAAGTTTTATTGAAGATGGCCGCCAAGAACCAGACGGGACGGTCTTTGGGCAATCTATTACTGATCCATGTCTGGGCTGGGATAAAACAGAAGATTTGGTTCGGTATATAGCAAAACACGCCTAA
- the yfcC gene encoding putative basic amino acid antiporter YfcC produces the protein MKNKKKRDLTKMRTPHTYVIIFMVVIAAWLLTFIVPAGKFSTTEVEYKDANGEVATRTVLEQDTFRYDYPLNKEFVFDKLEDLAGNQTELDELDVAKEDVEGVIKEGESKLSQETLDGINLTDDALYKLYGDKIYDKSEKLHKTAKIWGTDDFNGFGFLNFVFEGLVSGDKYGSAVGIVALILVVGGAFGIIMRTGAIDAGIFAFISKTRGLERLAIPLLFFAFSFGGATFGMAEEVIPFSMVMVPFVIALGYDSIVAVTVTYVASQVGNAASWMSPFSVAVAQGIAGIPVLSGATFRLIMWFVITALSALYLSLYAERIRKNPMKSEVYESDAHFRDQIQKTNEEKKPFLLGHKLILLEMLVVLIWIVWGVTQQGYYIPEIASQFFVMGLVAGIIAVLFKLDEMGWNDIAKSFQSGAADLAGTAIVVGMAKGILLVLGGSDANMPSALNTMLHSVGGLLSGVPAMVGAWAMYVFQSLFNLVVTSNSGQAALTMPIMAPLADLVGVSRQVAVLAYQLGAGFVDAFTPVSASLIGVLGVAHIEWAKWAKFQIKMQGFFFVLGSIFIIIAIAVGLQ, from the coding sequence ATGAAGAACAAGAAAAAACGTGATTTAACAAAAATGCGTACGCCCCATACTTATGTCATTATTTTTATGGTTGTTATCGCGGCGTGGCTGTTGACGTTTATTGTGCCAGCAGGTAAATTTTCCACCACTGAAGTTGAGTACAAAGACGCTAATGGCGAAGTAGCAACACGGACAGTCTTGGAACAAGACACCTTCCGTTATGATTACCCCTTGAATAAAGAGTTTGTTTTTGACAAACTGGAGGATTTAGCAGGTAATCAAACAGAGTTAGATGAGTTAGATGTTGCCAAAGAAGACGTTGAAGGTGTTATTAAAGAAGGTGAAAGTAAACTTTCACAAGAAACACTAGACGGCATTAATCTGACAGATGATGCGCTGTATAAATTATATGGTGACAAAATTTACGATAAGTCAGAAAAGCTACACAAAACCGCTAAGATTTGGGGAACTGATGATTTTAATGGTTTTGGTTTCTTGAATTTTGTTTTTGAAGGTTTAGTTTCTGGTGATAAGTATGGTTCAGCCGTTGGGATTGTTGCTTTAATTCTAGTTGTTGGTGGTGCTTTTGGGATTATTATGCGCACCGGAGCAATCGATGCAGGAATTTTTGCTTTTATTTCCAAAACACGTGGCTTGGAACGACTAGCAATTCCATTGCTGTTTTTTGCCTTTTCTTTTGGTGGTGCAACTTTTGGAATGGCCGAAGAGGTTATTCCGTTTTCAATGGTGATGGTACCTTTTGTCATAGCGTTGGGTTATGACTCGATTGTTGCGGTTACGGTAACCTATGTTGCTTCCCAGGTGGGGAACGCGGCTTCTTGGATGAGTCCTTTTAGTGTGGCAGTAGCGCAAGGAATTGCTGGCATCCCAGTCTTATCCGGCGCAACTTTCCGTTTAATTATGTGGTTTGTTATTACGGCGCTTTCTGCGTTATACTTATCACTTTATGCAGAACGTATTCGTAAAAATCCAATGAAATCAGAAGTTTATGAATCTGATGCGCATTTCCGTGATCAAATTCAAAAAACAAATGAGGAAAAGAAACCTTTCTTATTAGGGCACAAATTAATTTTATTGGAAATGTTAGTCGTATTAATTTGGATCGTTTGGGGTGTAACGCAGCAAGGCTATTATATTCCTGAAATTGCATCTCAATTCTTTGTAATGGGCTTAGTGGCCGGTATTATTGCAGTATTATTTAAACTTGATGAAATGGGTTGGAATGATATTGCCAAAAGTTTCCAAAGCGGTGCTGCCGATTTAGCCGGAACGGCGATTGTTGTTGGTATGGCAAAAGGAATTTTACTTGTTTTAGGTGGTTCAGATGCGAATATGCCATCTGCCTTAAACACGATGTTGCATAGTGTTGGTGGTTTATTAAGTGGAGTACCAGCAATGGTTGGTGCTTGGGCAATGTATGTTTTCCAAAGTTTATTCAATTTGGTTGTTACTTCAAACTCTGGACAAGCAGCTTTAACAATGCCAATTATGGCGCCACTTGCTGACCTTGTAGGTGTTTCTCGCCAAGTTGCAGTTTTGGCTTACCAATTAGGGGCAGGATTTGTCGATGCGTTTACACCAGTTTCAGCAAGCTTAATCGGTGTTTTAGGTGTTGCACATATCGAGTGGGCAAAATGGGCGAAGTTCCAAATCAAGATGCAAGGTTTCTTCTTTGTCCTGGGTTCTATCTTTATCATTATTGCCATTGCCGTAGGGCTTCAATAA
- a CDS encoding TatD family hydrolase, whose product MIFDSHTHLNAEQFNEDIPETIQRAKELGVTEMAVVGFDTPTIEKSLALSQEYANIYSIIGWHPTEAGSYTKEIEIQLQEQLTMPKVVALGEIGLDYYWMEDPKEVQEKIFRRQIAIAKEMHLPVSIHTRDALEDTYRILKDEKIAEIGGIMHSFSGSSEWAKRFLDLGMHLSFSGVVTFKKALDVQEAATIVPLERLLVETDAPFLAPVPYRGKRNEPGYTRYVVEKIAELRQIPFEKVAAITRENAHRLFEIAQ is encoded by the coding sequence GTGATTTTTGATTCCCATACACATTTGAACGCGGAGCAATTTAATGAAGATATTCCCGAAACTATTCAACGGGCGAAAGAACTTGGTGTAACGGAGATGGCTGTGGTCGGTTTTGACACGCCGACAATTGAAAAAAGTTTAGCTTTAAGTCAAGAATATGCCAATATTTATAGTATTATTGGCTGGCATCCAACCGAAGCAGGTAGCTATACAAAAGAGATCGAAATTCAACTGCAAGAACAATTGACAATGCCTAAAGTAGTAGCCTTAGGTGAAATTGGTTTGGACTATTATTGGATGGAAGATCCAAAAGAAGTACAAGAAAAAATTTTCCGTCGCCAAATTGCGATTGCAAAAGAAATGCATTTGCCTGTTAGTATTCATACCCGTGACGCGCTAGAAGATACGTACCGTATTTTAAAAGACGAGAAGATAGCAGAGATTGGCGGAATTATGCATAGCTTTAGTGGTAGTAGTGAATGGGCAAAACGCTTCTTAGATCTTGGTATGCATCTATCTTTTAGCGGCGTTGTGACTTTTAAAAAAGCACTAGATGTACAAGAGGCAGCGACGATTGTTCCTCTTGAGCGTCTTTTAGTGGAAACAGATGCGCCTTTTCTAGCACCAGTTCCTTATCGTGGTAAACGTAATGAACCAGGCTATACGCGCTATGTGGTAGAGAAAATTGCAGAATTACGTCAAATACCTTTTGAAAAAGTAGCAGCTATTACCCGGGAAAATGCCCATCGTTTGTTTGAGATTGCCCAATGA
- the rnmV gene encoding ribonuclease M5, translating into MNKPVIEEIIVVEGKDDTRRLQEVVKADTIETIGSAINDDILAQIEHAYNTRGVIIFTDPDFSGEKIRKIIMEVVPGAKHAFLPRKEATPNRSHGSLGVEHASDDAILEALRKVVTPVDTNEEIPLISRQSLIDYGLIAGASAKLLREKLGDKLKIGYTNSKQLTKRLAMFRITPEELKTAMQEIKKELEDDLERHT; encoded by the coding sequence ATGAATAAGCCGGTAATTGAAGAGATTATTGTCGTTGAAGGAAAAGACGATACAAGAAGGCTGCAAGAAGTTGTTAAAGCAGATACCATTGAAACAATTGGTTCAGCAATTAACGATGATATTTTAGCTCAAATTGAACATGCTTATAACACGCGAGGTGTCATTATTTTTACGGACCCAGATTTTTCTGGAGAAAAAATCCGGAAAATAATTATGGAAGTTGTACCTGGGGCAAAACATGCCTTTTTACCTCGTAAGGAAGCTACCCCTAATCGTAGTCATGGTTCTCTAGGCGTAGAACATGCTAGTGATGATGCAATTTTAGAAGCTTTACGAAAAGTTGTGACACCGGTAGATACGAATGAGGAAATTCCTTTAATCAGTAGACAAAGCTTAATAGACTATGGTTTAATAGCGGGAGCTTCTGCCAAACTATTACGGGAAAAACTCGGCGATAAATTGAAAATTGGGTACACTAACAGTAAACAGTTGACCAAGAGATTAGCAATGTTTCGTATCACGCCCGAAGAATTAAAGACAGCGATGCAGGAAATCAAAAAAGAGTTGGAGGACGACCTTGAAAGACACACGTGA
- the rsmA gene encoding 16S rRNA (adenine(1518)-N(6)/adenine(1519)-N(6))-dimethyltransferase RsmA, producing MKDTRDIATPSKTKEILQKHGFTFKKSLGQNFLTEPNVLRKIVATAEIDEQTNVIEVGPGIGALTEQLAKSAKEVLAFEIDDRLISVLADTLHDYQNVKVIHQDVLKADLLKLTTENFTDNSLPLKVVANLPYYITTPIMMHFLESDLPVAEMVVMMQKEVADRISAVPGTKAYGSLSIAVQYFMEAKLAFIVPKTVFVPQPNVDSAILKLTRRNQPAVKVVDEREFFKLTKAAFQLRRKTLWNNLLHAYGKDEETKTWLLQSLERAAIDPKRRGETLSLAEFAALSNAMLTIKK from the coding sequence TTGAAAGACACACGTGATATTGCCACACCTTCAAAAACCAAAGAAATTTTACAAAAGCATGGGTTTACCTTTAAAAAAAGTTTAGGCCAGAATTTTTTAACAGAACCCAATGTTTTAAGAAAAATTGTTGCTACAGCTGAAATTGATGAACAGACGAATGTCATTGAAGTAGGTCCGGGAATTGGTGCCTTAACAGAACAATTAGCAAAATCTGCCAAAGAAGTTTTAGCTTTTGAAATTGATGATCGCCTAATTTCCGTCTTAGCAGATACATTGCATGACTATCAAAATGTCAAAGTGATTCATCAAGATGTTTTAAAAGCAGATTTGCTGAAATTAACGACAGAAAACTTTACTGATAATAGTCTTCCATTAAAAGTTGTGGCAAATTTACCTTATTACATTACAACGCCAATTATGATGCATTTTTTGGAAAGTGATTTACCAGTAGCTGAAATGGTTGTAATGATGCAAAAAGAGGTAGCTGATCGTATCTCGGCTGTACCAGGGACCAAAGCATATGGTTCTTTATCAATTGCTGTGCAATACTTTATGGAAGCGAAATTAGCGTTCATCGTTCCAAAAACAGTTTTTGTGCCTCAACCGAATGTTGATTCGGCTATTTTGAAATTAACTCGTCGTAATCAACCAGCTGTGAAAGTTGTAGATGAGAGAGAATTCTTTAAATTAACCAAAGCAGCTTTTCAATTACGGCGGAAAACACTTTGGAATAATTTACTTCATGCTTATGGAAAAGATGAAGAAACTAAAACTTGGCTGCTACAAAGCTTAGAACGAGCTGCCATTGACCCGAAACGACGGGGAGAGACATTATCCTTGGCTGAATTTGCTGCTTTGAGTAATGCGATGTTGACAATTAAAAAGTAG
- a CDS encoding folate family ECF transporter S component produces the protein MKRKVDAYMIAVMAMLIALMVVLSQVFGFETQLLKITFSFVPEVVMATLFGPFWTGVGAVVADVIGNTLLAKAPFFIGFTFNAFLGGLIYGFFFYKKEITWKNSFLCVLVNTVVFSFCLTPLWLSLMYGIDLTNAGLWTTRLIKAAIMIPLETMIIYIVGRALPYRRLAKRLHSN, from the coding sequence ATGAAAAGAAAAGTCGACGCTTACATGATTGCGGTCATGGCAATGTTGATTGCTTTGATGGTTGTTTTGTCGCAGGTTTTCGGGTTTGAAACCCAATTGCTAAAAATCACTTTTAGTTTTGTACCTGAAGTGGTGATGGCAACTTTGTTTGGTCCTTTTTGGACTGGAGTCGGTGCAGTGGTTGCAGATGTGATTGGCAATACTTTGTTAGCAAAAGCACCATTTTTTATCGGCTTTACGTTTAATGCCTTCTTAGGTGGACTAATTTATGGTTTTTTCTTTTACAAAAAAGAAATTACATGGAAAAATTCTTTCTTGTGTGTGCTAGTAAACACTGTAGTTTTTAGCTTTTGCTTAACACCACTGTGGTTATCATTAATGTATGGTATTGATTTGACCAATGCAGGTTTATGGACGACACGCTTGATTAAGGCCGCCATCATGATTCCTTTAGAAACAATGATTATTTATATAGTAGGACGCGCTTTACCGTATCGACGTCTTGCAAAAAGACTTCATTCGAATTAA
- a CDS encoding glycoside hydrolase family 3 protein, with protein MKNFLIILLTAIILVLGSFFILNLFFDFTGKQENEKNTASSKTVIKEMPTSNSEEVDHSVKEKLKNMSLEEKVGQLFFVRVPEQNQVQDIETYHLGGYVLFGRDMENETKESLIEKIKSYQDASDIPLLIGSDEEGGTVTRLSQNANLITAPFASPQALYEAGGFAAIKSDTISKAKILHEFGINAGLFPIADVATDPNAFIYDRTIGLDEEETSEYVTTVVKALAAEKSGSTLKHFPGYGNNRDSHVEIVHDTRSLQELRQTDFKPFKAGIKAGADSILVSHNIITHIDQTKPASISKPVHDVLRNELGFKGVIMTDDMDMAGLADFISQAEAGLAALQAGNDLIMSSSYQVQIPTILAAIKAGKYAESDLDTAVVRVLTWKKELGLLN; from the coding sequence ATGAAAAATTTTTTGATTATTCTTTTGACTGCAATTATTTTAGTTTTAGGAAGCTTTTTTATTTTAAATTTATTTTTTGATTTTACGGGTAAGCAAGAAAATGAAAAAAATACAGCTTCTTCTAAAACAGTAATAAAAGAAATGCCAACTTCTAACAGTGAAGAAGTGGATCATAGTGTAAAAGAAAAGCTGAAAAATATGAGTTTAGAAGAAAAGGTCGGACAATTATTTTTTGTTCGGGTACCAGAACAAAATCAAGTACAAGATATTGAAACATACCATTTAGGTGGTTATGTGCTCTTTGGGCGTGACATGGAGAATGAAACAAAGGAGAGTTTGATTGAAAAGATAAAAAGTTACCAAGATGCTAGTGATATTCCTTTACTAATTGGCTCTGATGAAGAAGGAGGCACAGTCACACGTCTTAGTCAAAATGCCAATTTAATCACAGCCCCCTTTGCTTCCCCACAAGCATTATACGAAGCGGGCGGTTTTGCAGCGATTAAGTCCGATACTATTAGTAAAGCAAAAATTCTCCACGAATTTGGCATTAACGCAGGATTATTTCCTATCGCAGATGTTGCAACAGATCCTAATGCCTTTATTTACGATCGTACGATTGGTTTAGATGAAGAGGAAACCAGTGAATATGTCACTACAGTTGTAAAAGCATTGGCAGCAGAAAAAAGTGGCTCTACCTTAAAACATTTCCCAGGATATGGAAATAATCGGGATTCTCATGTTGAAATTGTACATGATACCCGGAGTTTGCAAGAATTACGCCAAACCGACTTTAAACCATTTAAAGCGGGAATTAAAGCAGGAGCAGACAGTATTTTAGTATCACATAATATTATTACGCACATTGATCAGACAAAACCTGCCTCTATTTCTAAACCGGTACATGATGTATTACGAAATGAATTAGGATTTAAAGGTGTGATTATGACAGATGATATGGATATGGCGGGCTTAGCTGATTTTATTTCTCAAGCAGAGGCAGGCTTAGCTGCCTTACAAGCAGGAAATGATTTGATTATGTCTTCTAGTTACCAGGTGCAAATTCCGACTATTTTAGCAGCGATAAAAGCAGGTAAATATGCGGAATCTGACTTAGATACAGCAGTTGTACGTGTTTTAACATGGAAAAAAGAGTTGGGTCTATTGAACTAA
- a CDS encoding ABC transporter ATP-binding protein: MKSKKIDWSVLRRFNPYLLSFKKEIWAAIFLGIIAGGASVFITYQIGQAVDQMLGKKQVNFANLNHILLLFASVVLLTVFSQLFIQRLSNKIAYFAAGQLRKDAFTHLNKLPLSYYDQTPHGNIVSRFTNDMDNIAIAVAAVFNQVFSGVSIVLIAFVVMLRLSVVLTFVVLVATPIIFLVSWLVASQSQANFARQQEIVGEISGFVTEMVGNQKIVKAFQQEDVNQVKFETINQELNVRGQKAQFSSSLTNPMSRFVDHLAYLAVGFVGGLLVLNGSELVTIGIISSFTIYASQFTKPFIELSGITTQIQTAIAGLIRTFEILDQKIETPDAPDAITLTTVKGAVVFSHVDFSYTADQHLIHDFNFTANPGETIAIVGKTGAGKSTLVNLLMRFYEVDAGMITLDGHDIRQISRDSLRQSFGMVLQDTWLFDASLRENLTYGNPHATDAVIYEALQKTYMYDYVQRLPQKLDTFIGASGIKISDGQRQLLTIARTMISEPHLLILDEATSSVDTLTEQKIQAAFLAMMKGKTSFVIAHRLATIQAADKILVMDQGEIVEQGSHESLLAQKGYYAELYQAQFEQS; this comes from the coding sequence ATGAAGTCAAAAAAAATCGACTGGTCCGTTTTAAGACGGTTTAATCCTTACTTGTTATCCTTTAAAAAAGAAATTTGGGCGGCCATCTTTTTAGGCATCATCGCAGGAGGCGCAAGTGTTTTTATCACCTATCAAATCGGACAAGCAGTCGATCAAATGTTAGGAAAAAAACAAGTCAATTTTGCTAATTTAAACCATATTTTGTTACTCTTTGCAAGTGTTGTTTTACTAACAGTTTTTAGTCAGTTGTTCATCCAACGCTTATCAAATAAAATTGCTTATTTTGCAGCCGGCCAACTACGCAAAGATGCTTTTACACATTTAAATAAATTACCATTAAGTTATTATGATCAAACGCCCCATGGAAATATCGTTAGTCGTTTTACCAATGATATGGATAACATTGCAATTGCTGTCGCCGCTGTTTTTAACCAAGTATTTTCTGGTGTTTCTATCGTGTTAATTGCATTTGTAGTCATGCTGCGTTTAAGTGTTGTCCTGACTTTCGTGGTTTTAGTGGCAACGCCCATCATTTTTCTTGTGAGTTGGTTAGTAGCCTCACAATCTCAAGCTAATTTTGCACGTCAACAAGAAATTGTCGGCGAAATATCTGGCTTTGTCACAGAAATGGTAGGCAATCAAAAAATCGTCAAAGCTTTCCAACAAGAAGATGTAAACCAAGTAAAATTTGAAACTATCAATCAGGAATTAAACGTACGGGGACAAAAGGCGCAATTCTCTTCCTCTTTAACCAATCCCATGTCCCGATTTGTTGATCATTTGGCCTATTTAGCCGTTGGATTTGTCGGCGGACTATTAGTTTTAAATGGAAGTGAATTGGTGACAATTGGCATCATTTCTAGTTTCACCATTTATGCCAGTCAATTTACCAAACCTTTTATTGAACTTTCTGGTATAACGACGCAAATTCAAACAGCCATTGCCGGCTTAATTCGAACCTTTGAAATTTTAGATCAAAAAATCGAAACACCTGATGCGCCAGACGCCATCACCTTAACAACAGTTAAAGGTGCAGTTGTCTTTTCCCATGTTGACTTTAGCTATACAGCAGACCAACACTTAATTCATGATTTCAATTTTACGGCCAATCCTGGCGAGACAATTGCGATTGTAGGAAAAACCGGTGCTGGAAAATCAACATTAGTCAATTTATTGATGCGTTTTTATGAAGTTGATGCTGGAATGATTACTTTAGACGGCCACGATATTCGTCAGATCAGTCGCGATAGTTTACGTCAAAGTTTTGGAATGGTATTACAAGATACTTGGCTTTTTGACGCCAGCTTGCGGGAAAACCTTACTTATGGTAACCCCCATGCAACTGACGCCGTAATTTATGAAGCCTTACAAAAAACCTATATGTATGATTACGTGCAACGTCTTCCACAAAAATTAGATACCTTCATTGGAGCCAGTGGTATCAAAATATCAGACGGACAACGTCAATTATTGACAATTGCCCGTACCATGATCTCTGAACCTCATTTACTAATCCTAGATGAGGCTACTAGCTCTGTTGATACTCTCACCGAGCAAAAAATACAGGCAGCGTTTTTAGCCATGATGAAAGGAAAAACGAGCTTTGTTATCGCTCATCGCTTAGCCACGATTCAAGCTGCTGATAAAATTCTCGTCATGGATCAAGGCGAAATTGTGGAACAAGGTAGCCACGAAAGTTTATTAGCCCAAAAAGGATATTACGCTGAACTTTACCAAGCACAATTCGAGCAATCTTAA